In a genomic window of Roseiflexus castenholzii DSM 13941:
- the vorB gene encoding 3-methyl-2-oxobutanoate dehydrogenase subunit VorB yields the protein MARELLKGNEAIAEAAIRAGLNAYFGYPITPQTELLEYLARRMPELGRAFVQAESEVAAINMVYGAACAGKRVMTSSSGPGISLMQEGLSYIAGAELPAVVVDVMRGGPGLGNIAACQSDYFQMTRSAGHGDFRPLTLAPATVQEAIDLTGLAFDLAAAYRMLVILLIDGNLGQMMEPAELPPFRQDAAPTPEWAVSGAEGRPQRIITSLYLQPEALERHNRNLQKKLAAIAEREQRFAGLYLEDADLIVVAFGSAARVAQNAVEAARARGMAVGLFRPITLSPFPMRALERLTPRARAFLVVEMNAGQMIDDVRLAVAGRAPVRFYGRLGGVEMLPDEVMQAIEQAMRDTRVTTNGARILDAEVRR from the coding sequence ATGGCGCGAGAACTTCTAAAAGGCAATGAAGCAATTGCTGAGGCAGCGATCCGTGCCGGACTCAATGCCTACTTCGGGTATCCCATCACACCACAGACCGAACTTCTTGAATATCTGGCGCGGCGCATGCCTGAGTTGGGGCGTGCCTTTGTGCAGGCTGAGAGCGAAGTTGCCGCGATCAACATGGTGTATGGCGCCGCCTGCGCCGGCAAGCGTGTCATGACCTCATCATCCGGTCCGGGCATCAGCCTCATGCAGGAAGGGTTGAGCTACATCGCGGGCGCAGAACTGCCGGCCGTGGTGGTGGATGTGATGCGCGGCGGTCCTGGGTTGGGCAACATTGCCGCCTGCCAATCGGATTACTTTCAAATGACCCGCTCGGCGGGACACGGCGATTTCCGTCCACTGACTCTAGCGCCTGCCACAGTTCAGGAGGCGATTGACCTGACTGGGCTGGCGTTCGATCTGGCAGCAGCGTACCGCATGCTGGTGATCCTGCTCATCGATGGCAACCTGGGGCAGATGATGGAACCTGCCGAACTGCCGCCGTTTCGACAGGATGCCGCACCGACGCCGGAGTGGGCGGTGAGCGGTGCAGAAGGGCGCCCGCAACGGATTATTACGTCGCTCTATCTCCAGCCCGAGGCGCTCGAACGGCACAACCGGAACTTGCAAAAAAAACTCGCTGCCATCGCCGAACGTGAGCAGCGTTTTGCCGGTCTGTACCTGGAAGATGCCGATCTGATCGTTGTCGCCTTTGGCAGCGCGGCACGCGTGGCGCAAAACGCGGTCGAAGCCGCGCGCGCGCGCGGCATGGCGGTTGGGTTGTTCCGTCCCATCACCCTGTCCCCGTTTCCGATGCGCGCTCTGGAGCGCCTGACGCCGCGCGCGCGCGCGTTCCTGGTTGTCGAAATGAATGCCGGTCAGATGATCGACGATGTGCGTCTCGCCGTCGCCGGTCGCGCGCCGGTGCGTTTCTATGGTCGGTTGGGCGGCGTCGAAATGCTGCCAGACGAGGTGATGCAGGCGATTGAGCAGGCAATGCGTGATACGCGCGTCACAACGAATGGTGCGCGCATACTCGATGCGGAGGTGCGGCGATGA
- a CDS encoding 4Fe-4S dicluster domain-containing protein has translation MVRGRIIVDTERCKGCGLCVAFCPKGVVHLAAAFNAAGHHPAQLDDPDGKCTGCTICALVCPEAAITVYRTFSVKASVTAGGVCALEATS, from the coding sequence ATGGTTCGAGGGCGCATCATTGTGGATACGGAACGCTGTAAAGGGTGCGGCTTGTGTGTCGCGTTTTGTCCGAAAGGCGTGGTGCATCTGGCGGCTGCGTTCAATGCCGCCGGTCATCATCCCGCACAGCTGGACGATCCCGACGGCAAATGCACTGGATGCACCATTTGCGCTCTGGTATGCCCCGAAGCGGCAATCACCGTCTATCGCACATTCTCCGTCAAAGCCAGCGTCACTGCTGGCGGCGTGTGCGCTCTGGAAGCAACGTCGTAA
- a CDS encoding radical SAM protein has protein sequence MLAGIRPTFSVMVFRFTIGGEPVTISARSGSMSVMFGTYEVLTYDRGGRLWTLVRHGRAYRRGLNGQVLEKRHVNGALIRRRLSDAEATDLIGLAAARMAALRNALASEASARIGMNDALNDVLEMLERAACFDAAVHRADCATFARVYDPVGILPPDQYLAVVLQATEGCSFNTCTFCDFYRDRRFRIKSPDEFRAHARLVRAFLGDSLLMRRSIFLGEANALAAPTRRLEAFIEIAREEIGALPVHAFLDALTGRKKSVEEYARLGMLGLKRVSIGLESGHDPLLAFVQKPSSAADAAETVATLKQAGIAVSLIVLVGLGGDRFAAGHVVDTVALLNRMPLGAGDIVYFSTLVERAQAPYSARSAEAGIRPLDIAELRAQRQAIVEGLRFGSSGPQIATYDIHEFIY, from the coding sequence ATGCTTGCGGGCATCCGCCCAACTTTTTCGGTCATGGTTTTTCGGTTCACAATCGGCGGTGAACCGGTGACGATCAGCGCCAGGTCCGGTTCGATGAGCGTGATGTTTGGCACGTATGAGGTGCTGACATATGATCGCGGCGGCCGGTTGTGGACGCTGGTGCGTCATGGTCGCGCATACCGGCGTGGGCTGAACGGTCAGGTGCTGGAAAAGCGCCACGTGAACGGCGCGCTGATCCGGCGTCGTCTGAGCGATGCGGAGGCGACCGATCTGATCGGCTTAGCGGCGGCGCGGATGGCAGCGCTGCGCAATGCGCTGGCTTCCGAGGCGTCTGCGCGCATCGGTATGAACGATGCGCTGAATGATGTATTGGAAATGCTCGAACGCGCGGCGTGCTTCGATGCCGCAGTCCACCGTGCCGATTGTGCAACGTTCGCACGGGTGTACGATCCGGTTGGCATCCTTCCGCCCGATCAGTATCTGGCGGTCGTATTGCAGGCGACCGAGGGATGCTCGTTCAATACCTGCACCTTCTGCGACTTCTACCGTGATCGTCGTTTTCGGATCAAGTCGCCCGACGAGTTTCGCGCGCATGCCCGGCTAGTGCGCGCGTTTCTCGGCGATTCGCTGCTGATGCGCCGGTCGATTTTCCTGGGTGAGGCGAATGCGCTGGCAGCACCGACCCGTCGCCTGGAAGCGTTCATAGAGATTGCGCGCGAAGAGATCGGCGCTCTGCCCGTTCATGCCTTTCTGGACGCATTGACGGGCAGGAAGAAGAGCGTGGAAGAATATGCGCGCCTGGGTATGCTGGGATTGAAGCGCGTCAGTATCGGGCTGGAGAGCGGACACGATCCACTGCTCGCATTCGTGCAGAAGCCATCGAGTGCTGCCGATGCCGCAGAGACCGTCGCAACCCTGAAACAGGCAGGCATTGCAGTGAGCCTGATCGTTCTTGTCGGGCTGGGGGGTGATCGCTTCGCCGCCGGGCATGTTGTCGATACGGTCGCGTTACTGAACCGAATGCCGCTCGGCGCAGGAGATATTGTATATTTCAGCACACTTGTCGAACGCGCACAGGCGCCGTACAGCGCGCGCTCAGCGGAAGCGGGCATTCGACCGCTCGACATTGCCGAACTTCGCGCACAACGTCAGGCGATTGTGGAAGGATTGCGTTTTGGATCATCCGGTCCGCAGATCGCCACTTACGATATTCACGAGTTCATTTATTGA
- a CDS encoding bactofilin family protein: MNVSKAHRLAMPLTMAVLLVLALAPARVAAVDRRSGDRVVIGANEIIADDLLVTATTLIIDGRVVGDVVAMAQTIEINGVIEGDLLSVGGGVVLNGTVTDDARVAAGIIRFDPQARVGDTLLGTGASVEMLPGSTLGGSLIFIGGQALLSGNVDGDVLFGGNSLLLRGSVGGDVEAAVDPTTATTWASQIRIEGVASPPSAPAGLTVEHEARIGGDLTYRSSAPATIPVGAVAGQVRFTEELRTTPPQPTIADRLLDVARRFAGLFLLGLILVWLAPRIVQGTIGELETRPVASLGWGVVSILAISLAFMIVTLVTVVLSIMLGFVKLSGLMGITLAAGAIVGMALVVLTILAVAYVAQIVVGFEAGRQVLLRIRPSWVEQPFAPLAVGLLVLVVLTALPAVGWVIGLVSVLLGLGALWMLGRDLLTGRTPLVLAPV; the protein is encoded by the coding sequence ATGAATGTGAGCAAGGCGCATCGTCTGGCGATGCCGCTAACGATGGCGGTTCTGCTCGTCCTTGCACTGGCGCCGGCACGTGTTGCAGCGGTTGATCGTCGTTCGGGAGATCGCGTCGTGATCGGCGCAAACGAAATCATTGCTGATGATCTCCTGGTGACCGCCACAACGCTAATCATCGATGGACGGGTGGTTGGCGATGTCGTCGCAATGGCGCAGACAATCGAAATAAACGGCGTTATCGAGGGCGATCTACTCTCAGTTGGCGGCGGCGTCGTCCTGAATGGCACGGTCACCGACGATGCGCGGGTCGCGGCAGGAATCATCCGCTTCGATCCGCAAGCGCGGGTTGGCGATACCCTGCTGGGAACCGGCGCAAGCGTCGAGATGCTGCCCGGCAGTACGCTGGGAGGTTCGTTGATCTTTATCGGCGGACAAGCGTTGCTATCCGGCAATGTTGATGGCGACGTTCTCTTTGGCGGAAACAGCCTGCTGCTCCGTGGCAGCGTCGGCGGGGATGTCGAAGCGGCTGTCGATCCGACAACAGCGACAACCTGGGCTTCGCAAATACGTATTGAAGGCGTGGCATCGCCGCCATCGGCGCCTGCCGGTCTGACAGTGGAACACGAAGCGCGGATCGGCGGCGATCTGACCTACAGGAGCAGCGCGCCCGCAACCATTCCGGTGGGCGCCGTTGCCGGACAGGTGCGCTTCACGGAAGAACTGCGGACAACACCACCCCAGCCAACTATCGCCGACCGGCTCCTGGATGTCGCGCGGCGCTTTGCCGGATTGTTCCTGCTGGGTCTGATCCTCGTGTGGCTGGCGCCACGCATTGTGCAAGGAACAATTGGTGAACTGGAAACCAGACCGGTCGCCAGCCTCGGCTGGGGTGTGGTCAGTATTCTGGCGATCAGTCTTGCGTTCATGATCGTCACACTGGTCACAGTCGTTCTGTCCATCATGCTCGGCTTCGTGAAGTTGAGCGGTTTGATGGGCATCACTCTCGCGGCAGGCGCGATTGTCGGCATGGCGCTGGTGGTGTTGACCATCCTTGCGGTCGCATACGTGGCGCAAATTGTGGTGGGTTTCGAGGCGGGGCGGCAGGTCCTGCTGCGTATCCGGCCATCCTGGGTCGAGCAGCCGTTCGCTCCGCTGGCGGTCGGGTTGCTCGTACTGGTCGTGCTAACGGCACTGCCAGCAGTTGGGTGGGTCATTGGTCTGGTAAGTGTGCTGTTGGGATTGGGAGCGCTCTGGATGCTGGGGCGCGACCTACTTACCGGGCGGACCCCTCTTGTACTGGCGCCGGTATAA
- a CDS encoding GHMP family kinase ATP-binding protein: MRIYKAKAPMRIGFFGGGTDVSPYAEEHGGKVLNCTIDKYVRCMLRPSKEPGITIRSLDLEEVSRKTTGHWDGRLDLPQAVLDAAMPPSEGVEVIMFSDVPPGSGLGSSSALVVSMLKLIGAAYQINLDPHTLAELAYRIERVDLGIPGGRQDQYAAAFGGMCVYHFGNGRVIVEPVLNDPTALLELESCLLLGYIGSRKLLTQHLVDDQVRRLKEGDTLRYHDETKAFVDEAVRLLRGLRIADFGRLLHDAWEVKKAFSPYIAPPEVEDIYALARRHGAWGGKITGAGGGGFMVFACPFDRRLELERVLIEAGVQIRHFSFTTQGVHAWAVDIEEQSPSPPFTR, translated from the coding sequence ATGCGGATCTACAAAGCCAAGGCGCCAATGCGGATCGGCTTTTTCGGCGGCGGCACCGATGTCAGCCCCTACGCCGAAGAGCATGGCGGCAAGGTGCTCAACTGTACGATTGATAAGTACGTGCGCTGCATGCTGCGCCCCAGTAAAGAACCGGGGATCACCATCCGGTCGCTCGACCTGGAAGAGGTCAGCCGCAAGACGACCGGGCATTGGGACGGACGGCTCGACCTGCCGCAGGCGGTGCTCGATGCAGCCATGCCGCCTTCCGAAGGTGTTGAGGTGATCATGTTCTCCGATGTGCCGCCTGGATCCGGGCTTGGTTCATCATCGGCGCTGGTCGTCAGTATGCTGAAGTTGATCGGCGCCGCGTATCAGATCAATCTCGACCCGCACACCCTGGCGGAACTCGCCTACCGGATCGAGCGCGTCGATCTGGGCATTCCCGGCGGACGACAGGATCAGTATGCGGCGGCGTTTGGCGGTATGTGCGTCTATCACTTCGGCAATGGGCGCGTGATCGTCGAACCGGTGCTGAATGACCCAACGGCGCTGCTCGAATTGGAAAGTTGCCTGCTTCTCGGCTACATTGGCAGCCGCAAATTGCTGACCCAACATCTGGTGGACGATCAGGTGCGTCGCTTGAAGGAAGGTGATACGCTTCGCTATCACGATGAAACGAAAGCCTTCGTCGATGAAGCGGTTCGTTTGCTGCGCGGTCTGCGGATCGCCGATTTCGGCAGGCTGTTGCACGATGCGTGGGAGGTGAAGAAAGCCTTCTCGCCGTATATTGCTCCGCCGGAGGTCGAAGACATCTATGCGCTGGCGCGTCGTCACGGCGCGTGGGGCGGCAAGATCACCGGCGCCGGCGGCGGAGGGTTTATGGTCTTCGCATGCCCTTTCGACCGGCGGCTCGAACTCGAGCGGGTGTTAATCGAAGCCGGGGTGCAGATCCGCCACTTCTCTTTCACTACTCAGGGGGTGCATGCCTGGGCTGTCGATATAGAGGAACAGTCGCCATCTCCACCGTTCACCAGATGA
- a CDS encoding pseudouridine-5'-phosphate glycosidase — translation MSISIAIAPDVQAALDAGRPVVALESTVISHGLPYPHNLELARAMEQEVRDSGAVPATIGIVAGVPTVGMDEVAIERFARTDAQHRPSKVSRRDLGYVIAQGGDGATTVAATMALAHLAGVQVFATGGIGGVHRGARESWDMSADLTELAHTPIVVVCAGAKAILDLSATLEYLETSGVPVLGWRTNEFPAFYSRSSGLPVAQASDATFVARAWHAHRALGGAGMLLTVPPPAEYALDRVVVEAAIERALRRATDEGVHGPAVTPFLLAALAQETGGASVRANVALLCQNARVAAHIAAAIAGVL, via the coding sequence ATGAGTATCTCAATCGCCATTGCTCCCGACGTTCAGGCGGCGCTCGACGCCGGGCGACCGGTTGTTGCCCTGGAAAGCACGGTTATTTCCCACGGGTTGCCATACCCGCACAACCTCGAACTGGCGCGCGCCATGGAGCAGGAGGTGCGCGATAGTGGCGCCGTCCCCGCGACAATCGGAATTGTGGCGGGCGTGCCGACCGTCGGAATGGATGAGGTGGCGATTGAGCGTTTCGCCCGGACCGATGCGCAGCATCGTCCATCGAAGGTGTCGCGGCGCGACCTCGGATATGTGATTGCGCAAGGCGGCGATGGCGCCACGACGGTTGCGGCGACGATGGCGCTGGCGCATCTGGCAGGGGTGCAGGTGTTTGCCACCGGCGGGATTGGCGGCGTTCATCGCGGCGCGCGAGAGAGTTGGGATATGTCCGCCGATCTGACGGAACTGGCGCACACGCCGATTGTGGTGGTGTGCGCCGGTGCAAAGGCGATCCTTGATCTATCGGCAACGCTGGAGTATCTCGAAACCAGTGGCGTGCCGGTCCTTGGCTGGCGCACCAATGAGTTTCCGGCATTTTACAGCAGATCAAGCGGGCTGCCGGTCGCGCAGGCGTCGGATGCGACGTTCGTTGCGCGCGCCTGGCATGCGCACCGCGCGCTCGGCGGCGCTGGCATGCTGCTGACCGTGCCGCCGCCGGCGGAATATGCGCTGGATCGCGTCGTCGTCGAGGCGGCGATTGAGCGCGCGCTGCGCCGCGCCACGGACGAAGGGGTCCACGGTCCGGCGGTGACGCCATTTCTGCTGGCGGCGCTTGCCCAGGAAACCGGCGGCGCAAGCGTGCGCGCCAACGTTGCGCTCCTGTGCCAGAATGCGCGGGTAGCTGCGCACATAGCGGCGGCAATTGCAGGTGTGCTATGA
- a CDS encoding radical SAM protein, with protein sequence MERLLTDWGQPTYRARQVFRQLYVNLADTPLAMTDLPLALRERLANETRLAPVTPEQVQTADNGLTRKALFRLPNGALVESVLMIYLDRATVCVSTQAGCAMGCVFCATGTLGLLRNLSPGEIVAQVVWAAREMRRLAGRPPRPTMRQPEDDAWWSPDDLENDAPSVPEVSSVSHVTNIVFMGMGEPFATYDRWWRAVEIIHDPRGLNIGARSMTVSTVGLVPGIRRLATETLPINLAVSLHAPDDDLRSALMPINRRYPLAVLLDATRDYLAATGRRVSFEYVLLQGKNDEPEHAAKLAALLRGEAGPAGLPLHLVHVNLIPWNPVPGMPLGRSERRRVLTFQRILRERGIACTVRVERGVAIAAACGQLAGGVAC encoded by the coding sequence ATGGAGCGCCTGCTGACCGACTGGGGTCAGCCTACCTATCGCGCACGGCAGGTCTTTCGCCAGTTGTACGTGAACCTGGCCGACACACCGCTGGCAATGACCGACCTGCCGCTGGCGTTGCGGGAACGTCTGGCAAACGAAACCCGCCTTGCACCAGTGACGCCGGAACAGGTTCAAACGGCAGATAATGGATTGACGCGCAAGGCGCTGTTTCGCCTTCCCAACGGCGCGCTCGTCGAGAGTGTGCTGATGATCTATCTCGACCGCGCAACCGTCTGCGTTTCGACGCAGGCAGGGTGCGCCATGGGATGCGTCTTCTGCGCCACGGGCACGCTCGGCTTGCTGCGCAATCTGTCACCGGGCGAAATCGTGGCACAGGTCGTCTGGGCAGCGCGTGAGATGCGCCGCCTGGCCGGTCGTCCGCCTAGACCAACGATGCGGCAACCAGAAGACGATGCCTGGTGGTCGCCAGATGATCTGGAAAACGATGCGCCGTCCGTGCCAGAGGTCAGTTCCGTCTCACACGTGACCAACATTGTCTTTATGGGCATGGGTGAACCGTTTGCGACCTATGATCGCTGGTGGCGCGCCGTCGAGATCATCCACGATCCGCGCGGTCTGAACATAGGCGCGCGCAGCATGACCGTTTCGACCGTGGGGCTGGTTCCAGGCATCCGGCGATTGGCGACGGAGACGCTGCCGATCAATCTGGCGGTTTCACTCCACGCTCCCGACGATGATCTGCGCAGCGCATTGATGCCGATTAACCGCCGGTATCCGCTGGCAGTGTTGCTTGATGCCACACGCGACTATCTGGCAGCAACCGGGCGACGGGTGTCGTTCGAGTATGTGCTGCTCCAGGGCAAGAACGATGAACCGGAGCATGCGGCGAAACTGGCAGCGCTGTTACGCGGCGAGGCAGGACCGGCGGGGTTACCGTTGCATCTGGTGCATGTCAATCTCATCCCGTGGAATCCGGTTCCCGGGATGCCACTCGGGCGGTCGGAGCGCCGTCGGGTGCTGACCTTCCAGCGCATCCTGCGCGAGCGTGGCATCGCCTGCACTGTGCGCGTCGAGCGTGGCGTGGCTATCGCAGCCGCCTGCGGTCAACTGGCGGGGGGTGTCGCATGTTGA
- a CDS encoding aminotransferase class V-fold PLP-dependent enzyme produces the protein MHPSNLFLLRHDITFLNHGSFGACPRPVFEAYQQWQRTIEEQPVEFLGRRLNGLLADARLRLAAFIGAAAEDVVFVPNVTYAMNIVARSIALQPGDEVLGTTHEYGAVERAWRYVCEQSGAIYIPQPVPLPATDADAVVEQVWSGVTERTKVITISHITSPTAMIMPIQAICQRARAAGIITVIDGAHALGQIDLDMQAIGADFYGGNCHKWLCAPKGSGFLFARPERQALLEPLIVSWGWQPRHPLRSSFLAYPEGASFRDYYEWMGTDDPSAFLSVPAAIDFQNANDWGTVRRACHALLADASARIVALTGRAPLTPDSIDWWVQMRALPLPPCDPKQVQARLWNEFHIEVPCFEWEGIPLIRISIQAYNTSADIDRLLEGLSHIL, from the coding sequence ATGCATCCATCCAATCTCTTTCTTCTCCGACACGACATCACCTTTCTCAACCACGGCAGCTTCGGCGCATGCCCCCGTCCCGTGTTCGAGGCATACCAGCAATGGCAACGCACCATCGAAGAGCAACCGGTCGAGTTCCTGGGGCGACGGCTGAACGGGTTGCTGGCGGACGCGCGATTACGCCTGGCAGCGTTCATCGGCGCTGCGGCGGAGGATGTCGTCTTCGTGCCCAACGTCACTTACGCTATGAACATCGTCGCCCGCTCGATTGCCCTGCAACCCGGTGATGAAGTGCTGGGAACCACCCACGAGTACGGCGCCGTCGAACGCGCGTGGCGTTACGTCTGTGAACAGAGCGGCGCCATCTACATCCCGCAGCCGGTTCCGTTGCCCGCGACGGATGCCGACGCTGTTGTGGAACAGGTCTGGAGTGGTGTCACCGAACGCACCAAAGTGATCACGATCAGCCACATTACGTCGCCAACCGCAATGATCATGCCAATTCAGGCCATCTGTCAGCGTGCGCGAGCAGCCGGCATCATCACAGTCATCGACGGCGCCCACGCACTGGGGCAGATCGACCTGGATATGCAGGCGATCGGCGCCGATTTCTACGGCGGCAACTGTCACAAATGGCTATGCGCGCCCAAAGGAAGCGGGTTCCTCTTTGCCCGTCCCGAACGACAGGCACTGTTGGAACCGCTGATCGTCAGTTGGGGATGGCAACCACGCCATCCGCTGCGGTCGAGTTTTCTGGCGTACCCGGAAGGCGCATCGTTCCGCGATTACTACGAGTGGATGGGCACTGACGATCCCTCCGCATTTCTCAGCGTTCCGGCGGCAATCGATTTTCAGAACGCCAACGACTGGGGAACGGTCAGACGCGCCTGCCACGCATTGCTTGCCGATGCTTCAGCACGGATTGTTGCGCTGACAGGGCGCGCACCGCTCACGCCCGACAGCATCGATTGGTGGGTTCAAATGCGCGCACTTCCGCTGCCGCCGTGTGACCCAAAGCAGGTTCAGGCGCGCCTCTGGAACGAGTTCCACATCGAGGTTCCCTGCTTCGAATGGGAGGGCATACCGCTCATCCGCATCTCGATCCAGGCGTACAACACCTCCGCCGACATCGACCGATTGCTGGAAGGGTTGAGCCACATTCTATAA
- the pepF gene encoding oligoendopeptidase F produces MQKIPRRDEIPEQYRWDLTTIYPDDAAWEQDIAAIESMLGDVAALQGRVARSADDLLAALRMRDQVSMRLWQVYVYANRRFDSDTTDPVGQALAERAGTLAAKVSAALAFIDPEILVAPEEQIRAWLRDHPDLAVYEYALDQLLRQRDHVRSAEVEAILAQFSDITRAPGEIFEVLTNADLSFPTIEDEHGQTVQLSHGRYMRLLRSPDRRVRRDAFIGYYSAFQGIRNTLGASLAAQVRTHVLNARVRNYTSSLEAALTPNDIPVEVYHNLIATVNANLSRLHRYLRLRRRIMGLDELHFYDLYAPLVPEADVAVPYAEGERLVRAAFEPLGEEYGAAIAEAFGNRWIDVYENVGKRSGAYSDGAYTTAPFMLLNYQDRLNDVFTLAHELGHAMHSYFTRKTQPYVYGDYTIFVAEVASTLNEALLTDYLLQTRDDPTLRRYLIVEQLEDIRTTLFRQTMFAEFELEIHRRAEAGEPLTTELFSTIYRNLVARYHGSDVMLDEQIALEWARIPHFYYNFYVYQYATGLSAALALHARIVNEGRPAIERYLRFLRSGSSRPSIELLRDAGVDMLSPAPIQAAMDHFDALLGELEQMTAGAQQ; encoded by the coding sequence ATGCAGAAGATTCCGCGCCGTGACGAGATTCCTGAACAGTACCGCTGGGATCTCACAACCATATACCCGGACGATGCCGCCTGGGAGCAGGACATCGCCGCTATTGAGAGCATGCTCGGCGATGTCGCTGCTCTCCAGGGGCGCGTCGCGCGCAGCGCCGACGATCTGCTGGCGGCGCTGCGCATGCGCGATCAGGTGTCGATGCGTCTCTGGCAGGTCTACGTCTATGCCAATCGGCGTTTCGATAGCGACACGACCGATCCAGTCGGGCAGGCGCTCGCCGAGCGCGCCGGGACGCTGGCGGCAAAGGTAAGCGCCGCTCTTGCGTTTATCGATCCGGAAATCCTCGTGGCGCCGGAGGAGCAGATTCGCGCCTGGCTGCGGGACCATCCAGACCTGGCGGTGTATGAGTATGCGCTGGATCAACTGCTGCGCCAGCGTGATCATGTGCGCTCTGCGGAGGTTGAAGCCATCCTGGCGCAATTCAGCGATATTACGCGTGCGCCGGGCGAAATCTTCGAGGTGTTGACGAATGCCGACCTGAGTTTCCCGACGATTGAGGATGAACACGGGCAGACGGTGCAACTGTCGCATGGGCGCTACATGCGCTTGTTGCGCAGCCCTGACCGGCGGGTGCGTCGCGATGCCTTCATCGGGTACTACAGCGCCTTCCAGGGAATTCGCAATACGCTTGGTGCGTCGCTTGCGGCTCAGGTGCGCACCCACGTGCTCAATGCGCGTGTGCGCAATTATACGTCGTCACTGGAAGCCGCCCTGACGCCGAATGATATTCCGGTCGAGGTCTACCACAACCTGATTGCGACGGTCAACGCCAATCTGTCGCGTCTCCACCGCTATCTCCGGTTGCGCCGGCGGATCATGGGGTTGGACGAGTTGCACTTCTACGACCTCTACGCGCCGCTGGTTCCCGAAGCCGATGTTGCGGTTCCGTATGCCGAAGGGGAGCGTCTGGTGCGCGCGGCGTTCGAGCCGCTCGGTGAGGAGTATGGCGCTGCCATCGCGGAAGCGTTCGGCAACCGCTGGATCGATGTGTACGAGAATGTCGGCAAGCGCAGCGGAGCGTACAGCGATGGCGCCTATACAACGGCGCCGTTCATGCTGCTCAATTATCAGGATCGCCTGAACGATGTGTTTACGCTGGCGCACGAACTCGGTCATGCGATGCACTCGTACTTCACGCGCAAGACGCAGCCGTATGTCTACGGCGATTACACGATCTTTGTCGCTGAAGTCGCTTCGACGCTCAACGAGGCGTTATTGACCGATTATCTGTTGCAGACGCGCGATGACCCGACTCTGCGGCGTTATCTGATCGTCGAGCAGTTGGAGGACATCCGCACGACTCTCTTCCGTCAGACGATGTTCGCTGAGTTTGAACTCGAGATTCATCGCCGTGCAGAGGCGGGTGAGCCGTTGACGACCGAACTGTTCAGCACGATCTATCGCAATCTTGTGGCGCGCTACCACGGCTCGGACGTGATGCTCGATGAGCAGATTGCACTGGAGTGGGCGCGGATCCCGCACTTCTACTACAACTTCTACGTCTATCAGTATGCCACGGGTCTGTCGGCGGCGCTGGCGTTGCATGCGCGCATCGTTAACGAAGGGCGTCCGGCAATCGAGCGGTATCTGCGCTTCCTCCGCAGCGGGTCGTCACGTCCCTCCATCGAATTGCTGCGCGATGCCGGTGTTGATATGCTCTCACCTGCCCCCATTCAGGCGGCGATGGATCATTTCGATGCATTGCTCGGCGAGTTGGAGCAGATGACGGCAGGCGCGCAGCAGTGA